From Streptomyces fungicidicus, one genomic window encodes:
- a CDS encoding GTP-binding protein translates to MDSATSETRTETVDETRAPLGASADNGLKIVVVGGFGAGKTTMVRSVSEIRPLNTEETMTQAGEAVDDTSGVSGKTATTVAFDFGRITLDAHNVLYLFGAPGQERFWFLWDRLFSGTLGAVVLVDTRRIDDSWYAIDRLERHGTPFIVACNDFGGDTFTPQQIREALDLDPHVPLVNCDARSRESSKIVLITLVEHIQSLYADPARAPRQELV, encoded by the coding sequence TTGGACTCCGCAACCTCTGAGACGCGCACGGAAACGGTCGACGAGACCCGTGCACCGCTGGGCGCCTCGGCCGACAACGGCCTGAAGATCGTGGTCGTGGGCGGCTTCGGCGCCGGCAAGACGACGATGGTCCGCTCGGTCAGCGAGATCCGTCCCCTCAACACCGAGGAGACGATGACCCAGGCCGGCGAGGCCGTCGACGACACCAGCGGGGTGAGCGGCAAGACGGCGACCACCGTCGCCTTCGACTTCGGCCGCATCACCCTGGACGCGCACAACGTGCTGTACCTGTTCGGCGCGCCCGGCCAGGAACGTTTCTGGTTCCTGTGGGACCGGCTGTTCTCCGGCACCCTGGGCGCCGTCGTGCTGGTCGACACCCGGCGCATCGACGACTCCTGGTACGCCATCGACCGGCTGGAGAGGCACGGCACGCCGTTCATCGTGGCCTGCAACGACTTCGGCGGGGACACCTTCACCCCGCAGCAGATACGCGAGGCCCTCGACCTCGACCCGCACGTGCCGCTGGTGAACTGCGACGCGCGCTCCCGGGAGTCCAGCAAGATCGTGCTCATCACGCTGGTGGAGCACATCCAGAGCCTGTACGCCGACCCGGCCCGAGCCCCCCGTCAGGAGCTGGTGTGA
- a CDS encoding FAD-binding and (Fe-S)-binding domain-containing protein, translating into MTDHRDLLAGLRAAVRGEVDFGATARALTTMDASNYRRVPLGVVAPRDADDVAAALSVCRTHGVPVVPRGGGTSIAGQATGTGVVLDFTRHMNRLLSLDPRARTAVVQPGLVLDRLQEAAAPHGLRFGPDPSTHGRCTLGGMIGNNSCGSHSVAWGTTADSVRELSVVTPRGERLRPGRGWAGAPAGLRELVDGELARLRTGFPDLPRRISGYALDALLPEKGADVARSLCGSEGTLGVLTEAVVELVRAPCARALAVLAYADESGAAEAAAGLLPFGPLTVEGMAADLVPSSVDLPRGGAWLFVETGGDTDGEARARADAIVRAADVVDSLVVTDPARQRALWRVREDASGTATRMPDGTEAWPGWEDCAVPPARLGAYLRDFRGLLAAHGLRGAPYGHFGDGCIHVRIDFDLLTGPGVARFRSFSEELADLVVAHGGSLSGEHGDGQARAELLPRMYGARTVALFERVKALWDPDDLLNPGMLVRPAPLDANLRFAVLPREPVDVAFGYPADAGDFSAAVRRCVGVAKCRTESASGPAVMCPSFRATGEERHSTRGRARLLHEMLAGEVVTDGWRSTEVRDALDLCLSCKGCRSDCPVEVDMATYKAEFLHHHYEGRRRPAAHYAMGWLPVWLGWLARTRTAAVANGLASVGLLARAAKRLGGIARERGIPRVAGETFTRWWRGRRASPGDGALVVLWPDTFTEHLSPSVGRAAVRVLEAAGLRVALPPTLRPGGRVGDARSRSALALLTARRARVCCGLTYVSTGQLDRARTVLTRTLDLLEPVLATDAPLVVLEPSCAAALRTDAPELLHDDPRAARLAARVLTFAETLERYAPDWTPPPVNRPVTGQTHCHQHAVLGEEPDRRLRAAAGLTGDLAGGCCGLAGNFGFEKGHYEVSAACAEEQLLPAVREAPESSVVLADGFSCRTQLDQLAGVRGRHLAEVLAEALEE; encoded by the coding sequence ATGACGGATCACCGGGACCTGCTGGCCGGACTGCGGGCGGCCGTGCGCGGCGAGGTCGACTTCGGCGCCACCGCACGGGCGCTGACCACGATGGACGCCTCCAACTACCGCCGGGTGCCGCTCGGCGTGGTGGCGCCGCGGGACGCCGACGACGTGGCCGCGGCACTGTCGGTGTGCCGGACGCACGGCGTCCCCGTGGTGCCGCGCGGCGGCGGCACGTCGATCGCGGGGCAGGCGACCGGGACCGGCGTAGTGCTCGACTTCACACGGCACATGAACCGTCTGCTGTCCCTCGACCCCCGGGCGCGCACGGCCGTGGTCCAGCCCGGACTCGTCCTCGACCGCCTCCAGGAGGCCGCCGCCCCGCACGGACTGCGCTTCGGGCCCGACCCCTCCACCCACGGCCGCTGCACCCTCGGCGGCATGATCGGCAACAACTCCTGCGGCTCCCACTCGGTGGCCTGGGGCACGACCGCGGACAGCGTGCGGGAACTGTCGGTCGTCACCCCGCGCGGTGAGCGGTTGCGGCCCGGACGGGGGTGGGCCGGGGCCCCGGCGGGACTGCGGGAGCTGGTGGACGGCGAACTCGCCCGGCTGCGCACCGGTTTCCCCGACCTGCCCCGCCGCATCTCCGGATACGCCCTGGACGCCCTGCTGCCCGAGAAGGGCGCTGACGTCGCCCGTTCCCTCTGCGGCTCCGAGGGCACGCTGGGCGTGCTGACGGAGGCGGTCGTGGAGCTGGTGCGGGCGCCGTGCGCCCGTGCCCTCGCCGTGCTGGCGTACGCGGACGAGAGCGGGGCCGCGGAGGCGGCGGCCGGGCTGCTGCCGTTCGGGCCGCTGACCGTGGAGGGGATGGCGGCGGATCTGGTGCCGTCCTCGGTGGACCTCCCGCGCGGTGGCGCCTGGCTGTTCGTCGAGACGGGCGGGGACACGGACGGGGAGGCGCGCGCCCGTGCGGACGCGATCGTCCGCGCGGCGGACGTCGTGGACTCCCTGGTGGTCACCGACCCGGCGCGGCAGCGCGCGCTGTGGCGTGTCCGGGAGGACGCGAGCGGCACGGCGACGAGGATGCCGGACGGCACGGAGGCCTGGCCCGGCTGGGAGGACTGCGCGGTGCCGCCCGCCCGGCTCGGCGCGTATCTGCGCGACTTCCGGGGGCTGCTGGCCGCCCACGGGCTGCGCGGGGCGCCGTACGGGCACTTCGGGGACGGCTGCATCCACGTCCGCATCGACTTCGACCTGCTGACCGGGCCGGGCGTCGCCCGCTTCCGGAGCTTCTCGGAGGAGCTGGCCGACCTGGTTGTGGCGCACGGCGGCTCGCTGTCCGGCGAGCACGGCGACGGCCAGGCACGCGCCGAACTGCTCCCGCGCATGTACGGCGCGCGGACGGTGGCCCTCTTCGAGCGCGTGAAGGCCCTCTGGGACCCGGACGACCTGCTCAACCCGGGCATGCTGGTCCGCCCCGCGCCCCTGGACGCGAACCTCCGCTTCGCCGTCCTTCCGCGCGAACCGGTGGACGTGGCCTTCGGCTACCCGGCCGACGCCGGCGACTTCTCGGCGGCGGTGCGGCGCTGCGTGGGCGTCGCCAAGTGCCGTACGGAGTCGGCGTCGGGCCCCGCGGTGATGTGCCCGTCGTTCCGGGCGACGGGGGAGGAGCGGCACTCCACGCGCGGGCGCGCCCGCCTGCTGCACGAGATGCTCGCGGGCGAGGTGGTGACCGACGGCTGGCGCTCGACGGAGGTGCGGGACGCGCTGGACCTGTGCCTGTCCTGCAAGGGCTGCCGCTCGGACTGCCCGGTCGAGGTCGACATGGCCACGTACAAGGCGGAGTTCCTGCACCACCACTACGAGGGCCGCCGCCGTCCCGCCGCGCACTACGCGATGGGGTGGCTGCCGGTGTGGCTGGGCTGGTTGGCGCGGACGCGGACGGCCGCGGTGGCCAACGGGCTGGCTTCCGTGGGCCTGTTGGCCCGGGCGGCGAAAAGGCTGGGCGGGATCGCGCGGGAGCGGGGGATCCCCCGGGTCGCGGGGGAGACCTTCACGCGGTGGTGGCGGGGGCGGCGGGCGTCCCCGGGGGACGGCGCGCTGGTGGTCCTCTGGCCGGACACCTTCACCGAGCACCTCTCGCCGTCGGTGGGCCGGGCTGCCGTGCGGGTCCTGGAGGCGGCGGGCCTGCGGGTGGCGCTGCCCCCGACCCTGCGGCCGGGCGGACGGGTGGGCGACGCCCGCTCCCGCTCCGCCCTCGCCCTGCTGACCGCCCGCAGGGCCCGGGTCTGCTGCGGCCTCACCTATGTCTCCACGGGCCAGCTCGACCGCGCCCGTACGGTCCTGACCCGCACCCTCGACCTGCTGGAACCGGTCCTGGCCACCGACGCCCCCCTGGTCGTCCTGGAACCGAGCTGCGCGGCGGCCCTGCGCACGGACGCCCCGGAACTCCTCCACGACGACCCCCGCGCTGCACGGCTCGCCGCACGCGTCCTGACCTTCGCGGAGACCCTGGAGCGGTACGCCCCGGACTGGACGCCACCGCCGGTGAACCGCCCCGTCACCGGCCAGACCCACTGCCACCAGCACGCGGTCCTGGGCGAGGAACCCGACCGCCGCCTCCGCGCGGCGGCCGGCCTCACCGGCGACCTGGCGGGCGGCTGCTGCGGCCTGGCGGGCAACTTCGGCTTCGAGAAGGGCCACTACGAGGTCTCGGCGGCCTGCGCCGAGGAGCAGCTGCTCCCCGCGGTGCGCGAGGCCCCGGAGTCGTCCGTCGTCCTGGCCGACGGCTTCTCCTGCCGCACCCAGCTGGACCAGCTGGCGGGCGTCCGGGGCCGCCACCTGGCGGAGGTGCTGGCGGAGGCGCTGGAGGAGTAG
- a CDS encoding roadblock/LC7 domain-containing protein yields MTGTTTADEKLTWLLEGLLERTPGARHALVLSRDGLKLCRTPELSADQADQLAAIAAGIQSLSHGASVEFGDGSGGVRSAMTEFYGGVLFIVEAGAGAHLAVVTSEDADAGLIGHNMSELVEQLGEHLTALPRSS; encoded by the coding sequence ATGACCGGCACGACGACCGCCGACGAGAAGCTCACCTGGCTGCTGGAAGGCCTGCTGGAGCGCACGCCGGGCGCACGGCACGCGCTCGTGCTCTCCCGTGACGGCCTGAAACTGTGCCGCACCCCGGAGCTGTCCGCCGACCAGGCCGACCAGCTCGCCGCGATCGCCGCCGGCATCCAGTCGCTGTCGCACGGCGCCTCCGTCGAGTTCGGCGACGGCAGCGGCGGGGTGCGCTCGGCGATGACCGAGTTCTACGGCGGCGTGCTGTTCATCGTGGAGGCCGGCGCCGGCGCGCACCTGGCGGTCGTCACCAGCGAGGACGCGGACGCCGGGCTCATCGGGCACAACATGAGCGAACTCGTGGAACAGCTCGGCGAGCACCTGACCGCCCTGCCCCGCAGCTCATGA
- a CDS encoding cytochrome P450 has product MSPASVPNAVRFQGSLLQDDPARVYRELRREHGSVVPVVLDGDAPAWLVLGYRELHQITGDPGLFSRDSELWNQWENIPDDWPLLPMIGRRQPSILYTVGDRHRERAGMLVDALEAVDPFELRGYAEKFADELIDGICAKGTADIIGEFAMLLPVRVLARLYGFPDDEGPALVTALNDMVNGRERALEGQIHLFTSMTALVAARGESPAEDVTSRMLADTAGFTPEEVCQDLMVMMAAGHQPTADWIGNSLHLMLTDARFAASLFGGRNSIAEAMNEVLWEDTPTQNVAARWASRDTQLGGRRIRAGDMVLLGLQGANSDPQVRTDGSALTGGNGAHFSFGHGEHRCPFPAQEIAEVIARTGIEVVLDRLPDIDLAVPAAQLTRRPSPWLRGLSELPVTFTPTPALGGTRA; this is encoded by the coding sequence GTGAGTCCCGCTTCCGTTCCCAACGCCGTCCGCTTCCAGGGATCCCTGCTCCAGGACGACCCGGCCCGCGTGTACCGGGAGCTGCGGCGCGAGCACGGCAGCGTCGTCCCGGTGGTGCTGGACGGGGACGCACCGGCCTGGCTGGTGCTCGGCTACCGCGAGCTGCACCAGATCACCGGCGACCCCGGGCTGTTCAGCCGCGACTCCGAGCTGTGGAACCAGTGGGAGAACATCCCCGACGACTGGCCGCTGCTGCCGATGATCGGCCGCAGGCAGCCCTCGATCCTCTACACCGTCGGCGACCGGCACCGCGAGCGGGCCGGGATGCTGGTGGACGCGCTGGAGGCGGTCGACCCGTTCGAACTGCGCGGCTACGCCGAGAAGTTCGCCGACGAACTGATCGACGGGATCTGCGCCAAGGGCACCGCCGACATCATCGGCGAGTTCGCGATGCTGCTGCCGGTGCGGGTGCTGGCCCGGCTGTACGGGTTCCCCGACGACGAGGGCCCGGCCCTGGTCACCGCCCTCAACGACATGGTCAACGGGCGGGAGCGGGCCCTCGAGGGCCAGATCCACCTGTTCACGTCGATGACGGCCCTGGTGGCCGCCCGTGGGGAGAGTCCCGCCGAGGACGTCACGTCCCGGATGCTCGCCGACACCGCGGGATTCACCCCGGAGGAGGTCTGCCAGGACCTCATGGTGATGATGGCGGCCGGGCACCAGCCGACCGCCGACTGGATCGGCAACTCGCTGCATCTGATGCTCACCGACGCCCGGTTCGCGGCGTCCCTCTTCGGCGGCCGCAACAGCATCGCCGAGGCGATGAACGAGGTGCTCTGGGAGGACACGCCCACCCAGAACGTGGCCGCCCGCTGGGCGTCCCGCGACACCCAGCTCGGCGGACGCCGGATCCGCGCCGGCGACATGGTGCTCCTCGGCCTCCAGGGCGCCAACTCCGACCCCCAGGTGCGCACCGACGGCTCGGCGCTGACCGGCGGCAACGGCGCCCACTTCTCCTTCGGCCACGGGGAGCACCGCTGCCCCTTCCCGGCGCAGGAGATCGCCGAGGTGATCGCCCGGACCGGCATCGAGGTCGTACTGGACCGGCTGCCGGACATCGACCTCGCGGTGCCGGCCGCGCAGCTGACCCGCCGCCCCTCGCCGTGGCTGCGGGGACTGTCCGAACTCCCGGTCACGTTCACACCCACTCCCGCCCTTGGAGGCACGCGCGCATGA
- a CDS encoding ATP-binding protein, translated as MTSPLLPGDRPTPRSLLPVPLLTAALSALAVLAACFLVPDAAVGATAAVGTVAAVLLCAAAAVAAYHALSARAARARLESVTQDVGRLLQERARLTEDSRRQHERLTGELNRERARLSADLDQERAHLAESLAAERDRLAEQHADDVARLAREHADERARLTASHTAELARLEEEHGKKLHLITEEHTAHTARTARDHLDERERLEAERAKLVSEGDRLREQNSRLTDKLREANGARAAAVSATANAAGRMQALSTGMLADLRAMEEKHQDEEVLSDLLHLDHRTAQAGRLADSVAVLTGARSGRRWARPIAMESILRGAMGRISGYQRVRVHSASDTAVAGHAAEGVMHALAELLDNAANFSPPSAEVHVYVEEVPAGVIVSVEDSGLVMGEAQLRRAERAVSGESTELGGLTGTRLGLAVVGRLARRYGLRVSYRPSARGGTGVLILVPQDILVPADAAPTAPLPAATTPAAAPKPSKNLQESPDAKDTADTGLPHRRDSGQAAIPTARSTAPDRPEPETTHATAHGGTTTPAGAAPAGRPASRDDDRPAASYAASRAGADLDPDPVPVHESPAPDGDAAPLVLPRRRRGRTLAEAERTRSGSDRPAAPRPAPTAEETRARTARFSSFRQAVRPPTPDDTADPDTGAVTDTPGAARTTPEAQPTPATPEGDTTT; from the coding sequence ATGACCTCCCCCCTGCTCCCCGGCGACCGCCCCACCCCCCGCAGCCTGCTGCCCGTCCCCCTGCTCACCGCGGCGCTCTCCGCGCTCGCGGTCCTCGCCGCCTGCTTCCTCGTCCCGGACGCCGCGGTCGGCGCCACCGCGGCGGTCGGGACCGTCGCCGCCGTGCTGCTGTGCGCCGCCGCCGCCGTGGCCGCCTACCACGCGCTCTCGGCGCGTGCGGCACGGGCCCGGCTGGAGTCCGTCACCCAGGACGTGGGCCGGCTGCTGCAGGAGCGGGCCCGGCTGACGGAGGACTCCCGCCGCCAGCACGAACGGCTGACCGGTGAACTCAACCGGGAACGCGCCCGGTTGTCCGCCGACCTGGACCAGGAGCGGGCCCACCTCGCCGAGTCCCTGGCCGCCGAACGCGACCGGCTGGCCGAGCAGCACGCCGACGACGTCGCCCGGCTGGCCCGGGAGCACGCCGACGAGCGGGCCCGGCTCACCGCGTCGCACACCGCCGAACTGGCGCGCCTGGAGGAGGAGCACGGCAAGAAGCTGCACCTCATCACCGAGGAGCACACGGCCCACACCGCCCGGACGGCCCGCGACCACCTCGACGAGCGGGAGCGGCTGGAGGCGGAGCGGGCGAAACTGGTGTCCGAGGGCGACCGGCTCCGCGAGCAGAACTCCCGGCTGACCGACAAGCTGCGCGAGGCCAACGGCGCCCGCGCCGCCGCGGTGTCGGCGACCGCCAACGCGGCCGGCCGGATGCAGGCCCTGTCCACCGGGATGCTGGCCGACCTGCGCGCGATGGAGGAGAAGCACCAGGACGAGGAGGTCCTCAGCGACCTGCTCCACCTCGACCACCGCACCGCCCAGGCGGGCAGGCTCGCCGACTCCGTCGCCGTCCTCACCGGCGCCCGCTCGGGCCGCCGCTGGGCCCGGCCCATCGCCATGGAGTCGATCCTGCGCGGCGCCATGGGCCGGATCAGCGGCTACCAGCGGGTGCGCGTCCACTCCGCGAGCGACACCGCCGTCGCGGGGCACGCCGCCGAGGGCGTGATGCACGCGCTCGCCGAACTCCTCGACAACGCCGCGAACTTCTCCCCGCCGTCCGCCGAGGTCCACGTCTACGTGGAGGAGGTCCCGGCCGGGGTCATCGTGTCCGTCGAGGACAGCGGGCTCGTGATGGGCGAGGCGCAGCTGCGCCGCGCGGAGCGCGCGGTCTCCGGCGAGTCCACCGAGCTCGGTGGACTGACCGGCACCCGTCTCGGCCTCGCCGTGGTCGGCCGGCTGGCCCGGCGGTACGGCCTCCGGGTCTCCTACCGTCCGTCGGCCCGCGGCGGCACGGGCGTGCTGATACTCGTCCCGCAGGACATCCTCGTACCGGCGGACGCGGCGCCCACCGCCCCGCTCCCGGCGGCCACGACGCCCGCCGCCGCCCCGAAGCCGTCGAAGAACCTCCAGGAATCCCCGGACGCGAAGGACACCGCGGACACCGGCCTCCCCCACCGCCGCGACAGCGGCCAGGCGGCCATCCCGACCGCCCGCTCCACCGCCCCCGACCGGCCGGAGCCGGAGACCACGCACGCCACCGCGCACGGCGGCACCACCACCCCGGCCGGCGCCGCGCCGGCCGGGCGGCCCGCATCCCGCGACGACGACCGCCCCGCCGCCTCCTACGCCGCCTCCCGCGCGGGAGCCGACCTCGACCCCGATCCGGTGCCGGTCCACGAGTCCCCCGCTCCGGACGGCGACGCCGCACCCCTGGTGCTGCCCCGCCGCCGCCGGGGCCGCACCCTCGCCGAGGCCGAGCGCACCCGTTCCGGCAGCGACCGTCCCGCCGCCCCCCGGCCCGCCCCCACGGCCGAGGAGACCAGGGCCCGCACCGCCCGCTTCAGCAGCTTCCGCCAGGCCGTCCGCCCGCCCACCCCGGACGACACGGCCGACCCGGACACCGGCGCCGTCACGGACACCCCCGGCGCCGCGCGTACGACTCCCGAAGCACAACCCACCCCCGCAACACCGGAAGGCGACACCACCACATGA
- the serC gene encoding phosphoserine transaminase has protein sequence MAEIRIPADIKPADGRFGAGPSKVRTEALDALAATGTSLMGTSHRQAPVKNLVGKVREGVRELFQLPDGYEVVLGNGGSTAFWDIATHGLIENKSQHLTFGEFSSKFAKAAKLAPWLADPSVVSSDPGTHPEAVAEAGVDVYAFTHNETSTGVAMPVERVAGADEGALVLVDATSGAGGLPVDIAETDVYYFAPQKSFASDGGLWIGVFSPAAIERAERIHASGRHVPEFFSLPTAIDNSRKNQTYNTPALATLFLLNEQLEWINGQGGLAWSTARTKDSSTRLYGWAESAKFAAPFVADPAKRSQVIGTIDFTDEVDAAAVAKVLRANGVVDTEPYRKLGRNQLRVAMFPAIDPADVEALTKCVDYVIEQL, from the coding sequence GTGGCTGAGATCCGGATTCCTGCTGACATCAAGCCCGCCGACGGTCGTTTCGGCGCGGGTCCCTCCAAGGTGCGGACGGAGGCGCTGGACGCCCTGGCCGCGACCGGCACGTCCCTCATGGGCACCTCCCACCGCCAGGCCCCGGTGAAGAACCTGGTCGGCAAGGTGCGCGAGGGCGTCCGCGAGCTGTTCCAGCTCCCCGACGGCTACGAGGTGGTCCTCGGCAACGGCGGCTCCACCGCGTTCTGGGACATCGCGACCCACGGCCTGATCGAGAACAAGTCGCAGCACCTGACCTTCGGCGAGTTCAGCTCCAAGTTCGCCAAGGCGGCCAAGCTCGCCCCGTGGCTGGCCGACCCGTCCGTCGTCTCCTCCGACCCGGGCACCCACCCCGAGGCGGTCGCCGAGGCCGGCGTGGACGTGTACGCCTTCACCCACAACGAGACCTCCACCGGCGTCGCCATGCCGGTCGAGCGCGTCGCCGGCGCCGACGAGGGCGCCCTCGTCCTGGTCGACGCCACCTCCGGCGCGGGCGGCCTCCCGGTCGACATCGCCGAGACGGACGTCTACTACTTCGCCCCGCAGAAGTCCTTCGCCTCCGACGGCGGCCTGTGGATCGGCGTGTTCTCCCCCGCCGCGATCGAGCGCGCCGAGCGGATCCACGCCTCCGGCCGCCATGTCCCGGAGTTCTTCAGCCTGCCCACGGCGATCGACAACTCCCGCAAGAACCAGACGTACAACACCCCGGCCCTGGCCACCCTGTTCCTGCTCAACGAGCAGCTGGAGTGGATCAACGGCCAGGGCGGCCTCGCCTGGTCCACGGCCCGTACGAAGGACTCGTCGACCCGTCTGTACGGCTGGGCGGAGAGCGCGAAGTTCGCGGCCCCGTTCGTCGCCGACCCGGCCAAGCGCTCCCAGGTCATCGGCACCATCGACTTCACGGACGAGGTCGACGCGGCCGCCGTCGCCAAGGTCCTGCGCGCCAACGGCGTCGTCGACACCGAGCCGTACCGCAAGCTCGGCCGCAACCAGCTCCGTGTGGCGATGTTCCCGGCGATCGACCCGGCGGACGTCGAGGCCCTGACGAAGTGCGTCGACTACGTGATCGAGCAGCTCTGA
- a CDS encoding cytochrome P450 family protein, whose amino-acid sequence MTAATDTATTDTGQTRIPLDPFVSDLDGESAALRAAGPLAAVTLPGDVPVWAVTHHAEAKKLLTDPRVVKDINVWTAWQRGEIAPDWPLIGLANPPRSMLTVDGADHRRLRTLVAQALTPRRVERMRERITELTEGLLDAVAAEPGDTVDLKAAFAYPLPMYVVADLMGVAEERLPRLKELFEKFFSTQTPPDEVVATLTELAGIMGETVAHKRENPGDDLTSALIQASENGDRLTDEEIVATLQLMVAAGHETTISLIVNAVVNLSLHPEQRQLVLSGKADWSAVVEETLRFATPTSHVLIRFATEDVPVGDKVLPAGDALIVSYAAIGRDEQAHGPTAGVFDITRETASRHISFGHGPHVCPGAALSRLEAGVALPALYARFPGLDLAVPASELRNKPVVTQNDLFELPVKLGG is encoded by the coding sequence ATGACGGCTGCTACGGACACCGCGACGACGGACACCGGACAGACGCGTATCCCCCTCGACCCGTTCGTGTCCGACCTGGACGGGGAGAGCGCGGCGCTGCGGGCCGCGGGGCCGCTGGCCGCCGTGACGCTGCCGGGCGACGTGCCGGTGTGGGCGGTCACCCACCACGCCGAGGCGAAGAAGCTGCTCACCGACCCGCGCGTGGTGAAGGACATCAACGTCTGGACCGCCTGGCAGCGCGGCGAGATCGCCCCCGACTGGCCGCTGATCGGGCTGGCGAACCCGCCCCGCTCCATGCTCACCGTGGACGGCGCCGACCACCGCAGGCTGCGCACCCTGGTCGCGCAGGCGCTCACCCCCCGCCGGGTGGAGCGGATGCGGGAGCGGATCACGGAGCTGACCGAGGGCCTGCTGGACGCGGTGGCCGCCGAGCCCGGCGACACGGTCGACCTGAAGGCCGCGTTCGCCTACCCGCTGCCGATGTACGTGGTCGCCGACCTGATGGGAGTGGCGGAGGAGCGGCTGCCGCGGCTGAAGGAGCTGTTCGAGAAGTTCTTCTCCACGCAGACCCCGCCGGACGAGGTCGTCGCGACGCTGACCGAACTGGCCGGGATCATGGGCGAGACGGTCGCGCACAAGCGGGAGAACCCGGGCGACGACCTGACCTCCGCGCTGATCCAGGCGTCGGAGAACGGCGACCGCCTCACCGACGAGGAGATCGTCGCCACGCTCCAGCTGATGGTCGCGGCCGGCCACGAGACGACGATCTCCCTCATCGTCAACGCGGTGGTCAACCTGTCCCTCCACCCGGAACAGCGACAACTGGTGCTGTCCGGCAAGGCCGACTGGTCGGCGGTGGTCGAGGAGACCCTGCGGTTCGCCACGCCGACGTCCCACGTGCTGATCCGGTTCGCGACCGAGGACGTCCCGGTGGGCGACAAGGTCCTGCCGGCCGGTGACGCGCTGATCGTGTCGTACGCGGCGATCGGCCGGGACGAGCAGGCGCACGGTCCGACGGCCGGCGTCTTCGACATCACCCGGGAGACCGCCAGCCGGCACATCTCCTTCGGCCACGGCCCGCACGTCTGCCCCGGCGCGGCCCTGTCCCGTCTGGAGGCGGGCGTGGCCCTGCCGGCCCTGTACGCCCGCTTCCCCGGACTGGACCTGGCGGTCCCGGCGAGCGAGCTGCGCAACAAGCCGGTGGTCACCCAGAACGACCTGTTCGAGCTCCCGGTGAAGCTCGGCGGATGA
- a CDS encoding NUDIX hydrolase: MRRLLVRLWRLLRPVQSRVMWLLHAKFVVGVTGVVRDDEGRVLMLRHRMWPPGRQWGLPSGFARKGEDFRETVVREVREETGLDVEVGRLVMLNSGLRTRLEVAFEARLLGGELRLDPFEIIEARWCRPDDLPEGTQPVCHPLVRGETAP, encoded by the coding sequence GTGCGACGACTCCTCGTCCGTCTCTGGCGGCTGCTGCGCCCCGTGCAGAGCCGCGTCATGTGGTTGCTGCACGCCAAATTCGTGGTCGGGGTGACCGGCGTGGTGCGCGACGACGAGGGGCGGGTGCTGATGCTCCGCCACCGGATGTGGCCGCCGGGCCGCCAGTGGGGCCTGCCGAGCGGCTTCGCCCGCAAGGGCGAGGACTTCCGGGAGACCGTGGTGCGCGAGGTCAGGGAGGAGACCGGCCTCGATGTGGAGGTGGGCCGTCTGGTCATGCTGAACAGCGGCCTCCGCACCCGTCTGGAGGTGGCCTTCGAGGCCCGTCTGCTCGGCGGCGAGCTGCGCCTCGACCCCTTCGAGATCATCGAGGCCCGCTGGTGCCGTCCCGACGACCTCCCGGAGGGCACCCAGCCGGTGTGCCACCCCTTGGTCCGCGGCGAGACGGCCCCCTAG
- a CDS encoding DUF742 domain-containing protein encodes MSRPGRDDAPDRLYTLTGGRSRSGPDNPFDLVTLVVAECDPVPGMQSEHAAILRLTERPTAVVEIAAELKLPISITRILLSDLQAVGRVSARHPRKAAVPDPDILEQVLVGLRNL; translated from the coding sequence ATGAGCAGGCCCGGCAGGGACGACGCCCCCGACCGGCTGTACACCCTCACCGGAGGGCGCAGCCGGTCCGGGCCCGACAACCCCTTCGACCTGGTGACCCTGGTCGTCGCCGAATGCGATCCGGTGCCCGGCATGCAGTCCGAGCACGCGGCGATCCTGCGGCTGACCGAACGCCCCACGGCCGTCGTGGAGATCGCGGCCGAGCTGAAGCTGCCCATCAGCATCACCCGGATCCTGCTCTCCGACCTCCAAGCGGTGGGCCGGGTCAGCGCCCGTCACCCCCGCAAGGCCGCCGTACCCGACCCCGACATCCTGGAGCAGGTGCTCGTTGGACTCCGCAACCTCTGA